A genome region from Dolichospermum compactum NIES-806 includes the following:
- the cas10 gene encoding type III-B CRISPR-associated protein Cas10/Cmr2, whose translation MTAEYWRAKIWGLLHDPVLKALHDNTGRGKNSFYKQLEVMKPWVEIGKTPDDSRGKALANILLADHVASASDRSAIGGTTAFVNYAEGNNPNKGLEIRHLLSGAKQNLKVNFHQELINGKRADFLSTKEERLLEILETAPQKFQDEIQDNIPKIKELYWWLWRCLPKVTCDIYEDSSLMLMPAETRIPDASIWSHVSMTSALAGGFAGYDLTLDEIKNWPRGKAVSHPYLAVFSFSPVQELIKSSRKMRDFWAGSWLLHYLSAKVCWQLANQYGPDTLLYPSLYQQPLIDHWLVQQYRDFSPYINQPSPESLLTAGFPNVIVLVLPEGKVQAAMQTAQQTLLKEWLKVGDLVLKELQNERHWMKSLYPHHTRWQGWLKSQWQTYWTALPIGKPEEEFKFSANEDKNQEFENWSKAQNETYNLINENQLFKEKEKDLLQESYKIRQQIYKRGFSANIGSWWGYIFDATRASLTAVKNARNWELPTAFGPRSTISGIGPVVSPGNQDQDKKDWITEGETQYFWKHKAGFFDGREQLNATEVLKRGLHKVLPELLGVDLEISYPDLTSGVAGYLKVNQSNPEHKRNFEKACQAIIEKYPDIENTLTEMRGKWGIPWIDKKQNLKKYHPRLLNAGWILEDLPNSEALKAEYTEGINQILSQCYPNNNPSDWYVLAAGDGDSMSEWLKGTKMKPYREYIPDGFEEKVRTANLPLTNFPEFLEIQKRMGPSTHSALSRALLDFSNQLVPYLTQNRYAGRLIYGGGDDVLAYTNLWEWDKWLWDIRQCFRGAKDPREEFSNKGDYWKYLKDDGEKVGLVDRPLFTMGSEATISFGIVISHHSVPLAIALESLWEAEDAAKKHEYHHSCLIPTEKHGEKACFNKKDAVQVRVLYGNGNTLKSTAKFDVFSEWQQLITNDLESAIFEQAASLWSQHPAPSLEAIVPWTKAFCDRRDQFQNDEDVKTKFQKQLANFLTALFITTETKQLDNEIQSWLKLAAFVKRNRDIKVGGEN comes from the coding sequence ATGACAGCAGAATATTGGCGGGCTAAGATTTGGGGGTTATTACATGACCCTGTATTAAAAGCATTACATGACAATACAGGACGGGGTAAAAATAGCTTCTATAAACAACTAGAAGTAATGAAACCTTGGGTTGAAATTGGCAAAACCCCGGATGATTCTCGTGGTAAAGCATTAGCAAATATCCTCTTAGCAGATCATGTTGCTTCAGCAAGTGATAGATCTGCAATTGGTGGTACTACAGCCTTTGTAAATTATGCAGAAGGTAATAATCCTAACAAGGGACTAGAAATTAGACATTTATTATCTGGTGCAAAACAAAATTTAAAAGTTAATTTTCATCAGGAATTAATTAATGGTAAACGTGCAGATTTTTTATCTACAAAAGAAGAGAGATTATTAGAAATACTAGAAACAGCGCCACAAAAATTTCAAGATGAAATTCAAGATAATATTCCCAAAATTAAAGAATTATATTGGTGGCTATGGCGTTGTTTACCTAAAGTCACCTGTGATATCTATGAAGATAGTTCATTAATGTTAATGCCAGCAGAAACTAGGATTCCCGATGCTTCAATTTGGAGTCATGTAAGTATGACATCAGCCTTAGCTGGTGGTTTTGCTGGATATGATTTAACATTAGATGAAATTAAAAACTGGCCAAGAGGTAAAGCAGTTTCTCATCCTTATTTAGCAGTATTTAGTTTTAGTCCAGTACAGGAATTAATTAAATCTAGTCGCAAAATGCGGGATTTTTGGGCGGGTTCTTGGTTATTACATTATCTATCAGCCAAAGTTTGTTGGCAACTAGCCAATCAATATGGACCAGATACCTTACTTTATCCTAGTCTTTATCAACAACCATTAATAGATCATTGGTTGGTACAACAATATCGAGATTTTTCGCCATATATAAACCAACCATCACCAGAATCATTATTAACTGCTGGTTTTCCTAATGTGATAGTATTGGTATTACCAGAAGGCAAAGTACAAGCAGCAATGCAAACAGCCCAACAAACCTTGTTAAAAGAATGGTTAAAAGTGGGGGATTTAGTATTAAAAGAATTACAAAATGAACGTCATTGGATGAAAAGTTTATATCCCCATCATACCAGATGGCAAGGTTGGTTAAAATCCCAGTGGCAAACCTACTGGACAGCATTACCCATTGGTAAACCAGAAGAAGAATTTAAATTTTCTGCTAACGAAGACAAAAATCAAGAATTTGAAAACTGGTCAAAAGCACAAAATGAAACTTACAATTTAATCAATGAAAATCAGCTTTTCAAAGAAAAAGAAAAAGATTTATTACAAGAATCTTATAAAATTCGTCAACAGATATATAAAAGAGGATTTAGTGCTAATATAGGTTCATGGTGGGGTTATATTTTCGATGCTACCCGTGCTAGTTTAACAGCGGTTAAAAATGCTAGAAATTGGGAACTTCCCACAGCCTTTGGACCCCGTTCGACAATTTCTGGTATTGGTCCAGTTGTCAGTCCTGGTAATCAAGATCAAGATAAAAAAGACTGGATAACGGAAGGTGAAACCCAATATTTTTGGAAGCATAAAGCAGGGTTTTTTGATGGAAGAGAACAGTTAAATGCTACGGAGGTATTAAAGCGGGGTTTACATAAGGTTTTACCAGAATTATTAGGAGTAGATTTAGAGATATCCTATCCAGATTTAACCTCTGGAGTTGCCGGATATTTGAAAGTTAATCAAAGTAATCCTGAACATAAACGTAATTTTGAAAAAGCTTGTCAAGCCATAATTGAGAAATACCCTGATATCGAGAATACACTCACAGAAATGAGAGGTAAATGGGGTATTCCTTGGATAGATAAAAAACAGAATCTTAAAAAATACCATCCCCGTTTACTTAATGCAGGTTGGATATTAGAAGATCTACCAAATAGTGAAGCATTAAAAGCAGAATATACCGAAGGAATTAATCAAATTCTCAGTCAATGCTATCCCAACAATAACCCATCAGATTGGTATGTATTAGCAGCAGGTGATGGTGATAGTATGAGTGAATGGTTAAAGGGGACAAAAATGAAACCCTACCGCGAATATATTCCTGATGGTTTTGAGGAAAAAGTCAGAACAGCTAATTTACCATTAACTAACTTTCCAGAGTTTTTAGAAATCCAAAAACGCATGGGACCTAGTACCCACAGTGCATTAAGTCGCGCGTTATTAGACTTTTCTAATCAATTAGTTCCCTATTTGACACAAAACCGTTATGCAGGTAGATTAATTTATGGTGGAGGTGATGATGTTTTAGCCTATACGAATCTGTGGGAATGGGATAAATGGTTATGGGATATCCGTCAATGTTTTAGAGGTGCAAAAGACCCCCGTGAAGAATTTAGTAATAAGGGTGATTATTGGAAATATTTAAAAGATGATGGTGAAAAAGTTGGTTTAGTTGACCGTCCATTATTTACAATGGGAAGTGAGGCTACAATTAGTTTTGGTATCGTAATTTCCCATCATTCTGTACCCTTAGCAATAGCTTTAGAAAGCCTGTGGGAAGCGGAAGACGCAGCGAAAAAACACGAATATCATCATAGTTGCCTCATACCAACTGAAAAACATGGAGAAAAAGCCTGTTTTAATAAAAAAGACGCTGTACAAGTGCGGGTACTTTACGGAAACGGTAATACCTTAAAATCTACTGCTAAATTCGATGTTTTTTCTGAATGGCAGCAATTAATCACAAATGATTTAGAAAGTGCGATATTTGAACAAGCTGCGAGTTTATGGAGTCAACACCCCGCACCGAGTTTAGAAGCTATTGTACCTTGGACAAAAGCATTTTGCGATCGCCGTGACCAATTCCAAAATGATGAAGATGTGAAAACAAAGTTTCAAAAACAGTTAGCAAACTTTTTAACAGCATTGTTTATTACTACCGAAACCAAACAACTAGATAATGAAATTCAAAGTTGGTTAAAACTAGCGGCATTTGTCAAACGTAACCGTGATATAAAAGTAGGAGGTGAGAATTAA
- the cas2 gene encoding CRISPR-associated endonuclease Cas2 has protein sequence MFLYVIAYDIPCNKRRKKVADLLEGYGQRVQYSVFECQLSTEKYQDLRRHLRKKLKLEKDNVRFYPLSRHTLSQVETWGVGIPVIEPPSSIII, from the coding sequence ATGTTTTTGTATGTGATTGCTTATGATATTCCCTGTAATAAACGGCGCAAAAAAGTAGCTGATTTATTGGAGGGTTATGGACAGCGTGTACAATATTCTGTGTTTGAATGTCAATTGAGTACAGAAAAATATCAAGACCTACGTCGTCATTTGCGGAAAAAGCTGAAGTTAGAAAAAGATAATGTCAGGTTTTATCCTTTGTCTCGACATACTCTATCTCAAGTGGAAACTTGGGGTGTGGGAATACCTGTGATTGAACCACCTAGTTCAATTATTATTTAG
- the cas1 gene encoding CRISPR-associated endonuclease Cas1 yields MQTLYVSEQNCYVCLQKETLLVKQGETIYAEVQLPLLEQILIFGKSQITTQVIRACLWRDIPIAYLSRMGYCYGRILPISKGYRQLSRYQQQLSPIEKLITARAMIKGKLKNSRVLLRRQKKKRESELLERVLQSLDYLADQVAQADNLERLMGFEGAGAAQYFSAFGECLTNPDFVFSGRSRRPPGNPVNAMLSFGYQVLWNHLLALIEIQGLDPYYACLHQAHDGHAALASDLIEEFRAPLIDSLVMWLINRKIVNSEADFEFKNGGCYLNDAGRKKFLRAFLQRMSEEIQTDEGIKQPKWDLLTKQVKAFKQFVYNPSHHYQPYRID; encoded by the coding sequence ATGCAAACTCTTTATGTTTCTGAGCAGAATTGCTATGTGTGTTTACAGAAAGAAACTTTGCTAGTTAAGCAAGGGGAAACTATTTATGCTGAAGTGCAATTACCTCTGTTAGAGCAAATTCTGATCTTTGGGAAATCCCAAATAACCACCCAAGTTATTCGTGCTTGTTTATGGCGAGATATTCCTATTGCTTATTTATCACGCATGGGTTATTGCTATGGCAGAATCTTACCCATTTCTAAGGGATATCGGCAGTTATCACGTTATCAACAACAATTATCTCCTATAGAAAAGTTGATTACTGCTAGGGCTATGATTAAAGGTAAGTTAAAAAATAGTAGGGTGTTGTTACGAAGACAAAAGAAAAAAAGGGAATCGGAGCTTTTAGAACGGGTTTTACAAAGTTTAGATTATCTAGCTGACCAAGTAGCACAGGCTGATAATTTAGAACGGTTAATGGGGTTTGAAGGTGCAGGTGCAGCTCAATATTTTTCGGCGTTTGGTGAATGTTTAACAAACCCTGATTTTGTGTTTTCCGGTCGGAGTCGTCGTCCTCCAGGAAACCCAGTCAATGCCATGCTAAGTTTTGGTTATCAAGTGCTTTGGAATCATTTATTAGCGTTAATTGAAATTCAAGGACTTGATCCTTATTATGCTTGTTTACATCAGGCTCATGATGGTCATGCAGCCTTGGCTTCTGATTTAATTGAGGAGTTTCGCGCCCCACTTATAGATTCTTTAGTGATGTGGTTAATTAATCGCAAAATTGTTAATTCTGAAGCTGATTTTGAGTTTAAGAATGGTGGTTGTTATTTGAATGATGCGGGAAGGAAGAAATTTCTTCGGGCGTTTTTACAAAGGATGTCTGAAGAAATACAAACTGATGAGGGAATTAAACAACCAAAATGGGATTTATTAACTAAACAGGTGAAGGCTTTTAAGCAGTTTGTTTACAATCCTAGTCATCATTATCAACCATATCGGATTGACTAA
- the csx18 gene encoding CRISPR-associated protein Csx18 yields MYISRRSATVRNVSISTVNGGITLVILLIAPLGLAAVIINTILVTVTTYIVASAADRVVLWLEPEQNAELTSSGKGKYRSPKKSNLQRWWR; encoded by the coding sequence ATGTATATTTCCCGACGTTCTGCCACTGTCAGAAATGTTTCTATATCTACTGTTAATGGTGGTATTACTTTAGTGATTTTGTTGATTGCACCTTTAGGTTTAGCAGCAGTAATTATTAATACTATATTAGTCACTGTTACTACTTATATAGTTGCCAGTGCAGCTGATAGAGTTGTTTTGTGGTTAGAACCGGAACAGAATGCAGAATTAACATCTTCTGGAAAGGGTAAATATCGTTCTCCAAAGAAATCTAATTTACAACGTTGGTGGCGTTAA
- a CDS encoding helix-turn-helix transcriptional regulator has translation MLKKPTHPYRERLAFERLLLLIATLLKHPGIGSPDFFDLSNNENHDAISSVKVYLQKLAAELDIELPAGYPAIPTLRKDLETLRRYAILDRRMYRWGYYLGTGALSIAELKVAFNALASQAQYQGDAQARRIHETLSKRLRGLDMELKGDFFYPTRQHLNRAIIHTDPEEMVIQGETRDTLFHQLPLLEKAISKGEAIEISRTNDFYGFNRTGRIQIFPLQLIYHDIAWYLLYEYCENGHLAIGRLNRFNNHCIFIKILPRGLEKQKESLVKAYKLLENGWGLNLGEPEPQKLELEGTLNLINVKVRFFPPVSAFILEGELRHPHQKITTGFIDKTGQHTCIEYTVDLPPRSLNEFSRWVYRYMDKAEVLSPPQLVEQHRQSAQALFDRYFHRDR, from the coding sequence ATGCTTAAAAAACCTACTCACCCCTATAGAGAACGGTTAGCGTTTGAACGCTTACTGCTGTTAATTGCTACATTATTAAAACATCCAGGTATAGGTAGTCCTGATTTTTTTGATCTCAGTAACAATGAAAATCATGATGCAATTAGTTCTGTGAAAGTATATCTGCAAAAATTAGCGGCAGAATTAGATATAGAATTACCAGCAGGATATCCAGCAATTCCGACACTACGCAAAGATTTAGAAACCCTGAGACGTTATGCTATTCTTGATCGGCGGATGTATCGTTGGGGATATTATTTAGGTACTGGTGCGCTTTCCATCGCAGAATTAAAAGTAGCATTTAATGCTTTAGCCTCTCAAGCACAATATCAGGGTGATGCTCAAGCTAGACGTATTCATGAAACTCTTAGTAAAAGATTACGTGGCTTAGATATGGAACTCAAGGGTGATTTTTTTTATCCTACTCGGCAACATCTTAACCGTGCTATTATTCATACTGACCCAGAGGAAATGGTAATTCAGGGAGAAACCCGTGATACACTATTTCATCAATTGCCATTATTAGAAAAAGCCATTAGTAAGGGAGAAGCGATTGAAATTTCTCGTACTAATGACTTTTATGGTTTTAATAGAACTGGACGGATACAGATTTTTCCCCTACAGCTAATTTACCATGATATTGCTTGGTATTTACTATATGAATATTGTGAAAATGGACATTTAGCCATAGGAAGATTAAACCGTTTTAATAATCATTGTATTTTTATTAAAATCCTGCCTAGGGGTTTAGAAAAACAAAAAGAAAGTTTAGTTAAAGCATATAAGTTACTAGAAAATGGCTGGGGTTTAAATTTAGGTGAACCAGAACCGCAAAAATTAGAATTAGAAGGAACTCTCAACTTAATTAATGTGAAAGTCCGGTTTTTTCCGCCAGTATCAGCATTTATTTTAGAAGGGGAACTTCGTCATCCTCACCAAAAAATTACCACTGGATTTATTGATAAAACTGGGCAACATACTTGTATAGAATACACTGTAGATTTACCACCTCGGTCTTTAAATGAATTTAGTCGCTGGGTTTATCGTTACATGGACAAGGCAGAAGTGTTATCCCCTCCTCAATTAGTGGAACAACACCGCCAATCTGCACAAGCTTTATTTGACCGCTATTTTCATAGAGATAGATAA
- a CDS encoding S-layer homology domain-containing protein, whose product MVNSSLVATLYVNPVTGNDANTGSRPDPLKTITRALKQAKTLTIIQLASGTYSTANGEVFPLVIAPGVLVVGNEANKGQETIIAGSGEYQSFSFGIQNITLLLLGDASLLGVTVINPAGKGTGVWIESSIPTVANSTFKDCTREGIFITGNSKAGIVDNLFINNKVCGLVIAKNSKGEVLRNGFQNNALGIAISDFAAPLVANNQLSGNGTAIALSRDAKPVLRRNLITSNTQGGLLIAGNAIPDLGSPQDPADNIFREQGKFDLQNVTDQKIISVGNQLSIPQVIGAIDFIAATADTPSQIGVSSRFADLEGHWAAAFVEALVSKDIISGFPDGTFQPATPITRAQYAALITKTFQLPESNQLNKFKDVKSNFWAAKAIASASDRGFLKGFPDGTFRPGNNITKIQAIVSIVNGLNLSGGNPNVLMVYRDRVQIPSYATNATTVATQKLLVVNYPQPDQLEPLREITRAEIAVLIYQALVATGQENPLPSAYILKPETEIPSFSDIVGHWAEPFIRALVSMNLTQGFADGTYQPDQVMSRAQYTALIAAAFNPPAKRPSPEFTDIAKDFWAANAIEIAARGGFVGGFSDRTFRPTQNVQRLQVIVSLVNGLGLVATAQKTLTYIDQEKIPEYARTAVTIATQQKIIVNYPDPNLLAPTREATRAEVAAMVYQALVASQRTKVINSPYIVLHISN is encoded by the coding sequence ATGGTTAATTCTAGTCTTGTTGCCACACTCTATGTTAATCCTGTGACAGGAAACGATGCCAATACTGGTTCTCGTCCTGATCCCCTTAAAACCATTACCCGCGCCCTTAAACAAGCGAAAACATTAACAATTATTCAGTTAGCCAGTGGAACTTATAGCACAGCCAATGGTGAAGTATTTCCCTTAGTCATTGCACCGGGAGTATTAGTAGTAGGAAATGAAGCAAATAAAGGTCAGGAAACGATTATTGCCGGCAGTGGGGAATATCAAAGCTTTAGTTTTGGAATACAGAATATTACATTACTCTTACTAGGTGATGCCAGTCTTTTAGGTGTGACTGTGATAAATCCTGCCGGCAAAGGGACTGGGGTGTGGATTGAATCATCAATACCGACTGTGGCTAATAGTACATTTAAGGACTGTACTAGAGAAGGAATCTTCATTACCGGCAATAGCAAAGCAGGGATTGTGGATAATTTATTTATTAATAACAAAGTTTGTGGATTAGTCATAGCCAAGAATAGCAAAGGAGAAGTCCTGCGGAATGGATTTCAAAATAATGCCTTAGGCATAGCCATTAGTGACTTTGCCGCCCCTTTAGTCGCCAATAACCAACTTTCAGGTAATGGGACAGCGATCGCCCTATCTCGTGATGCTAAACCAGTATTACGGCGAAATCTCATCACCAGCAATACCCAAGGCGGTCTTTTAATCGCCGGTAATGCCATTCCCGATTTAGGCAGTCCCCAAGACCCCGCCGACAACATTTTTCGAGAACAGGGTAAATTCGATTTACAAAATGTCACAGATCAAAAAATTATCTCCGTCGGTAATCAATTAAGTATTCCCCAGGTAATTGGGGCCATAGATTTCATCGCTGCTACCGCTGACACCCCCAGTCAAATCGGAGTTAGCAGTAGATTTGCTGATTTAGAAGGACATTGGGCCGCTGCTTTCGTCGAAGCCTTAGTCAGTAAAGACATTATTAGCGGGTTTCCCGACGGCACTTTTCAACCAGCCACACCAATTACCCGCGCCCAATATGCAGCTTTAATCACCAAAACATTCCAGCTACCGGAAAGTAATCAACTCAATAAATTCAAAGATGTCAAATCCAACTTTTGGGCTGCCAAAGCCATAGCCAGTGCGTCCGATAGAGGCTTTTTGAAAGGCTTTCCCGATGGTACATTTCGACCCGGAAATAATATCACCAAAATTCAAGCAATAGTCTCCATTGTCAACGGTTTAAACTTAAGTGGTGGTAATCCTAACGTCTTAATGGTATACCGCGATCGCGTCCAAATTCCCAGTTACGCTACCAACGCTACCACCGTAGCTACGCAAAAACTATTAGTCGTCAACTATCCCCAACCAGATCAATTAGAACCATTGCGGGAAATTACCCGCGCAGAAATCGCAGTCCTAATTTATCAGGCATTAGTCGCCACCGGTCAAGAAAATCCCCTCCCCTCCGCCTATATTCTCAAACCAGAGACAGAGATTCCCTCCTTTTCCGATATTGTCGGCCATTGGGCAGAACCATTTATTCGGGCATTAGTTAGTATGAACTTAACCCAGGGTTTTGCTGATGGCACATACCAACCAGATCAAGTCATGAGCCGCGCTCAATATACAGCTTTAATTGCGGCCGCCTTTAATCCCCCAGCCAAACGTCCGTCCCCAGAATTTACAGACATAGCCAAGGATTTTTGGGCAGCTAATGCCATTGAAATCGCAGCCAGAGGTGGTTTTGTAGGCGGATTTAGCGATCGCACCTTCCGTCCTACCCAAAACGTCCAACGGCTGCAAGTCATCGTCTCCCTGGTCAACGGACTGGGGCTTGTGGCAACTGCTCAAAAAACCCTGACCTACATTGACCAAGAGAAAATTCCCGAATACGCCCGCACAGCCGTTACCATCGCCACCCAGCAAAAAATTATTGTTAATTATCCCGACCCCAATTTACTAGCACCAACCAGAGAAGCCACCCGTGCCGAAGTTGCAGCAATGGTGTATCAGGCATTAGTCGCCAGTCAGCGCACAAAAGTTATTAACTCACCATATATTGTTTTGCATATCAGCAATTGA
- a CDS encoding DUF1565 domain-containing protein, protein MIVPQKSVNTRHKSLSRSILSLTVGLGVTSTILLMTSVSGVFAQVPKVSEQILPGEKTISQINQSFVNPSTGNDKTGNGSISAPWRTISQALEASPSNSVIILSSGTYSTQSGEAFPLMLKPGIAIQGNINNKGQTVRITGGGEFLSRKFGGQNVTIVGANQASLSGVTVTNTNPRGYGLWIESSNILVRESTFANNTQDGIAIAGDGTPSISKNVFVRNGANGITISGNARPEIRENIFQETGFGINIAQNAAPVVVANQIQNNRSGIIIQANATPMLRNNLIQGNREDGLVVIAQAKPDLGSSYDPGKNIFRNNSRLDINAKAAKLVISAAGNNLVSSRISGNVDLKGTTASTDRISGTNPSLTSSSVRKPITFTPPQRTVTPLKVQPVANPNQLPSSPNNSANSPQFNYTQLDSGAIEFVAPQAATRSNPKMSTATGQNVSYRVLVMVANKQQENLVVSLVNDAFPKVWQGRRVMQVGIFNSQESAAKAVDLFNSKGLKSVVETVK, encoded by the coding sequence ATGATAGTCCCCCAAAAATCTGTGAACACCCGGCATAAATCCCTAAGTCGCTCAATTCTGAGTTTAACAGTTGGTTTAGGAGTGACGAGTACCATACTCTTGATGACAAGTGTAAGTGGTGTATTTGCTCAAGTTCCGAAGGTCAGCGAACAAATACTTCCAGGTGAAAAAACAATTTCTCAGATTAACCAGTCATTTGTCAACCCCAGTACAGGAAATGACAAAACAGGTAATGGTAGTATCAGCGCACCTTGGCGGACAATTAGCCAAGCCTTAGAAGCATCACCATCCAATAGTGTAATTATCCTCTCTTCTGGTACATATAGCACCCAAAGTGGAGAAGCATTTCCTTTAATGTTGAAACCAGGTATAGCCATTCAAGGCAATATTAACAATAAAGGCCAAACTGTGAGAATTACCGGTGGTGGCGAATTTCTTAGCCGCAAGTTTGGTGGTCAAAATGTGACTATTGTTGGTGCTAACCAAGCTAGTTTGAGTGGTGTCACCGTTACTAATACCAATCCTCGTGGTTATGGACTATGGATTGAATCCAGTAATATTTTAGTTCGGGAAAGTACCTTTGCTAATAATACCCAAGATGGAATTGCGATCGCTGGTGATGGCACACCCAGTATTAGTAAAAATGTTTTTGTTCGCAATGGTGCTAATGGCATAACTATTTCTGGGAATGCTCGCCCCGAAATCAGGGAAAATATCTTTCAAGAAACTGGTTTTGGGATTAATATTGCCCAAAATGCTGCTCCTGTGGTGGTAGCTAACCAAATTCAGAATAATAGATCGGGGATTATCATCCAAGCCAATGCTACACCGATGTTAAGGAATAATCTTATTCAAGGTAACAGAGAAGATGGTTTAGTCGTAATTGCCCAAGCTAAACCAGATTTAGGTAGTAGTTATGACCCCGGAAAGAATATCTTCCGCAATAATAGTCGTCTTGATATCAACGCCAAAGCTGCTAAGTTGGTAATTTCTGCGGCTGGAAATAATTTGGTTAGTAGTCGCATCAGCGGTAATGTGGATTTGAAAGGTACAACCGCATCTACAGACAGAATTTCTGGTACTAATCCTTCATTAACATCAAGTTCAGTCCGCAAACCTATCACTTTTACTCCCCCTCAAAGAACGGTAACACCCTTAAAAGTTCAACCTGTTGCCAATCCCAATCAATTGCCATCATCACCCAATAATTCAGCCAATTCACCTCAATTTAATTATACCCAACTTGATTCGGGCGCTATTGAATTTGTAGCCCCTCAAGCCGCCACTAGATCAAACCCCAAAATGTCTACGGCTACTGGTCAAAATGTCAGTTACCGGGTGTTAGTGATGGTTGCCAATAAGCAGCAAGAGAATTTAGTCGTTTCTCTAGTTAATGATGCTTTTCCCAAGGTTTGGCAAGGTCGTAGGGTGATGCAAGTGGGAATTTTCAATAGTCAAGAAAGTGCCGCTAAAGCAGTAGACCTCTTTAATAGCAAAGGGTTAAAATCAGTGGTTGAGACTGTGAAATAA
- a CDS encoding thiamine phosphate synthase — MVSAHSHTQKTVYRILDANLDRAREGLRIIEEWCRFGLNNARFSGICKHLRQELGVWHTAEIRAARDTPGDPGTDLSHPQEEQRADITSLLQANFCRVQEALRVLEEYSKLYHENMGMACKEMRYQVYTLESNLMGYQRHQLLWRSHLYLVTSPADNLFAIAEAALQGGLTLLQYREKTADDLVRLERATRLRELCHHYGALFIINDRVDLALAVDADGVHLGQQDMPIAIARQLLGTQRIIGRSTTNPQEMQGAIAEGADYIGVGPVYETPTKAGKAAAGLEYVQYVSQNCQIPWFAIGGIDMNNLNDVMNAGARRVAVVRSLIESDQPTLSTQYFLSQLHRIK, encoded by the coding sequence ATGGTTTCAGCCCATAGTCACACACAAAAAACTGTTTATCGCATTTTAGATGCTAATTTAGATCGCGCTCGTGAGGGTTTGCGAATTATTGAAGAATGGTGTCGGTTTGGTTTAAATAATGCCCGGTTTTCAGGTATATGTAAACACCTGCGCCAAGAGTTGGGTGTTTGGCATACGGCAGAAATCCGCGCCGCCCGCGATACACCGGGTGATCCAGGAACGGATTTAAGTCACCCCCAAGAGGAACAACGGGCTGATATTACATCGCTATTACAGGCTAATTTTTGCCGTGTACAAGAAGCATTGCGGGTATTAGAAGAATATAGCAAGCTTTATCATGAAAATATGGGTATGGCTTGTAAAGAAATGCGTTATCAAGTTTATACGCTAGAAAGTAATTTGATGGGTTATCAGCGTCATCAGTTATTATGGCGATCGCATTTATATCTGGTAACATCTCCCGCAGATAATTTATTCGCCATTGCCGAAGCAGCCCTTCAAGGTGGTTTAACTCTGTTACAGTATCGGGAAAAGACCGCTGATGATTTAGTCCGCCTAGAACGGGCGACAAGACTGCGGGAATTATGTCACCATTACGGTGCTTTATTCATTATTAATGATCGGGTGGATTTGGCTTTGGCTGTGGACGCTGATGGTGTCCATTTGGGACAACAGGATATGCCCATTGCTATAGCGCGTCAATTACTAGGAACTCAGCGGATTATCGGACGCTCGACCACAAATCCTCAAGAAATGCAAGGGGCAATTGCCGAAGGTGCGGATTATATTGGTGTGGGACCTGTGTATGAAACACCGACTAAAGCGGGTAAAGCCGCAGCGGGTTTAGAGTATGTGCAATATGTATCCCAAAATTGTCAAATTCCCTGGTTTGCGATTGGGGGAATAGATATGAATAATTTGAATGATGTGATGAATGCAGGAGCGCGACGGGTAGCTGTAGTGCGATCGCTTATCGAATCAGATCAACCTACATTGTCAACTCAGTATTTTCTTTCGCAACTGCACCGGATCAAATAA
- the thiS gene encoding sulfur carrier protein ThiS, with the protein MQQRFAIAYQYFLVLVQNTTLNGDKNQKKPIVTPGGAECGLHRQFWTETQIKNGDRLEVVTIVGGG; encoded by the coding sequence TTGCAGCAGCGCTTCGCTATCGCCTACCAATATTTCTTGGTTTTGGTACAAAATACAACATTAAATGGGGATAAAAATCAGAAAAAACCCATTGTGACACCGGGGGGTGCGGAATGTGGGTTACATCGTCAATTTTGGACGGAAACTCAAATCAAAAATGGCGATCGCTTGGAAGTAGTCACAATAGTTGGTGGTGGTTAA